The genomic interval AAGAGGGGTTAGACAGGTTCATACATATCAAAGACAGGTGGGACAAAACGCTCTAAGGATGGCAGTCAAAATGCTTGATGACGTTGGACCATTAGTAAGCATTTGttcactttctagcatattttagggGCAAATACTGGTAATGTTCAAAACTACCACAATTACTGACGAAAGTGAGCATAACAGGAAGCAATATCAAAATTTAATTGCTGGAATTCAATGTCAACCAGAGCAGCGATGGTACGATCGCTCAGCCGACTGAGTTTAGGATATTGTCCAGTTGATTGGATTGTGTTGTTTATGATTGTGAATATTTCCCTAAGAAGGTAGTTGTGATGAATTGTTGGAATTTGTCACTGATATGTTTTTGTCTCTTCAATGTCAGAATGTCTATAGGCACTGGTTATTAGATAACAACCCTGTGGGGGTCTTTGAGTATTGCTGGGTGAACTTGTGTAATATAGAcaaaaaacaagagcccaatggGCACTACAACAGAGAGACTGACATTATTCCCCGTACAGTACCACAGACTGTAATTAGCTCTACCCACGTTCATGGCTTGAGCAAAATGATGGAGAAAATGTTCAAAGTGTATTCAAATCATAACAGCGATGTGCCAAGTTCCAAAAGAAAAGTTGCAGAACTGAGAAATTAGATACCCAAGAAACCCAGGACCCCGGTGAGAACTTGACCAGGGAACGAACAGACTACCcgataggaaaaaaaaaaacagcagaagaaaaaaacaaaaacaatgcaGTTCCTTGAACTTCCTGACGCCCACTacttaatgaaatcaaattacTCGTTCGATGACATATTTCCTTATTTCCTTTCCAAATACCATCATCATAAAGATTTGGAGGCTTGTTTACAGAGCCATGGCAGATTTGTGAAACAAACAGTTCTCCAAAAAGATAAGTTTACAATCCGTAGGAAGAAGGAAGATGTGGAACAGCAAacccttttcttttattttctaaaCGAAAGAAGTGTCACACAAAGAACATTTTGCTGACAGTGCAAATGTATTTACTCTTCATCATGCAGACGTATACCAAGTTGAGTGTCTTTGTTCTATGACGTGTGTTACCTCAAACTGACTTAAAACGTAAACACTTACAAGTTGGCAATAGCATGGAGAGTGGGTGTATAGTTAATATACAACCTGGGTCTCTGGtataaaaaacattcaaatccAAGCCGTGTTTTATACTACGGTAAATATTCAAACCCCAGACTcacaaatttccaaattttgtcaATGGTATAAAACGGTCTACAAACCTTGATATTCCCTTTAAGAATGGTTGTAAAGTTGTGACAACGTTTGGTGTAAACTTTTGCGTTGTAAAGGTACCTTTCATATAAATCCTTCGAAACTTCCGTACTTAAAACACAGTGGTTAATACTTTTCAAATCTCGAAGACTCTCGAATGAGCTGCTACATCGTATAGCAATCAAAAGGAAGGCAATGGGTAGGCAATGGGActagggtgggggtggggtgggatgggatgtgaggggggttggggagaggcTTCAACAACAAATAAGATGGGGCAGCATCACCCCTTGATAGGGAAGAAAGACGACTCACCTATTCTCTCCGCAAACACTTTCCAGTCTTTGACGTCTCCCGGAAGGAGCTCAAAATACACCACAAAGTTGTTCCATGTTTTTAGTTTCATTCCGAGGGTATCGGCTGTAATCTCTTGGCTGTTCCAAACTTGAAACAGGAAGGTGTAGAGCTGAGATGCCAAaggaagtaaataataaatcattgttaaaattcttgaacatattTGCCGGAAAccgtttttcttttctgtattTTGAAGTATAATAAACCAAAGGCAAAACCGGACTCTTATCGCCCTACCCATGCTGGTTCACCCAACAGACTAATATAAATACCTTTGATCACCCCTTAACACTGTGATCACCCTACACCCATCTGAATAGTTAAGTTTTtctaatttataaatatacacatgtatacaatgaaagagatatatatacagagagGGTCAGAACTTACAGAGAAACTGGACTCTGTACTTGCCGTCTTCCCGTCCGGTTCTTCCTCTGCCTGTATTCTGGGCTTTCGTAAAGGTCTGAAAAGCAAATAATGAAAAGTATTACAAAGTTACCCCGTACATATATTTGTCTTCTTTCATTCAAACAAGTTCATTCATAGAAACAAAGAGCTTTGTTTATCGTTCAAACACTCATCGTTTACATTGTATTCATTTATAACTGCTTCGACACAAGAAGACTCAAATGTAGTTTGCACGTTAAGTGACTGGGTGAGCACAGTGCTACTGGACGTAATCTCGGATTATCCCGACTCGCTGGGATGAGGAGGTCCTCTGCTACTTAGATGTTGGACCGGGACGAGAGTAGTTTGGATAATGCAGGTTTTAACTGTATCAGCCAAGTCATGAATCTCTGATGGTTTAATGTATGGCTGAAGGTAACAGTGTCGCTAATACAGCTTACCTTTATAGGTGTTCCTGCAAAATGCATCACTGAGCTTTTGTTCACCTCAATATTTTTCTGTGATGTCCTTAGTTTTGAACTAACAATTTAGGGCcatgggtgtgggggggggggtgttgtcgTCTTTCCTTTCAGAATTCACAACATAAAAATTGTGAGAGGTCGAGGGATCCAAAGCCCTAGTCACTCACATCACATTTTATTGAGTATAAAATCTGGTCTTCTGTATATCTCGAACCTCAATATGGATTACACTCACAGTCTGACTGAAATCTTAATAGATCTTAACAATATTTACACAGTTCTTGTTAACTATGACCCAGTCATATTATGTGATTACATTGACACACCCTGACAGTCCAAAGCTTTTGTTTACATCAGAGATGTCCAGAGGACTATCAGGATAGTCCCTGGATGGATGGACCCCAATAGggtttcttgacctttgacctgaacGTACACTGCAGGATCGTGGGTCTTACACTGCTTGAAAGGATCTTTGCAGTCGCCCCTACACAAGAGATAATTATTACGCTGTTCACACACTCATGTACAAAGGACATGGTTGCTCTGATTCCAAACAGTCACCTACCTCTTAGGAACGATGGACGCTCTGCTGGTACGTGTGATCTGCTTGGCATCTCTGCTAGCGAAATTACTCTGAGAGTACTTGTCGGGTTTGCCCTTGGATTTGGCAATCTCCTCCTCCACACCCATCACGGACACAAACTTATCCCATCTGTCCCTCCCCTCTTCCATACTCAGCGACTGTCTAAACTCGTGTTTATCCAGTCGAGCCGGGACCGGTGGTGCAGTCTTGTCCTTCCCTCCGGAGGAAGGAGCCGACGACGACGAAACAGGTCTGGTAGTGGTAGAGTCTGAAGTCCTCGGGGAGATGGGCAACGGCAGGGGTGGTTTGTTGTGTGTCCTATGAGGGGACTGAACAAGGTCAGACATCACACTGCTCCACAGTTCATGGTGCGACCTGTACATTGGATTGTCAATGGCTAAGCCTCCATTACTCACATCTGAATCTCGACTAGATTCATCGTTAAGCTTTGGGGGTCTAGGCGGGTGGGGAAAGTTCGGGTTGCTTAGCTTATTATCCAAAGATAAAGATCTGTTCATATCTTGAGTGCCTGCAGGTGGCGCTGCTAACTGTTTATCACCAGGTGCAGGAAGATAGACGTTGTAATCTGTAATAGAAACAACACAAAATTAAACATCTCCTTGGTATAATCACACCACAGTGCAAGTCACTATTCCCATAGCAACTAAGTGACCAACAAAAAAACCCAGCAGGCTTAGTGATTCATTACCTTGTTGTAAGGGGGTTATGAAGACGAACGCTGAACGACTAGCGCCCCCAATTGAGTTTTGCTGTGCTGACTTGGACTTCAAGGGGTGTGagaacatacatgtacattccCATGTGTTTTTTGTATCGTGATTTTGTCATCTACAGAGACAGATTCAGTTCTAATCTTTTCTTGTATTGTGTTTCTCCCGGGTATGTTCGGTGATAGTGttttgacatgtttataatgatAAGTATTTCTAGATCATAATAGTGGGATGATTTTGTACATAAATAATCGCAGACAGACAAATTAGAGGCACAATATTTTGTGTAGGCCTAGAGTAGGCAGTTCTGATAATTACTTTGTGTAGGCGATGTCACAGTGTATTGAATATGTATAAGTCAGCGCAACTACAGTGAAGCGTTGCGGATTGCACAGTCAACAAACGATCACCACCTTGGAATGCTAGCCTAATAACAGTACAAGCTAATATCTACATGTGTGTTGTTCTTGTCTTGTTCAAGTTTactattaaatttattattatagTTAATAGTGTTGGAAGTTGTAAATTGAATACAAGCTCTGTTAGACGGTGATGCTACTTGATATTGAACAAAATCTTGTGACAGTTCATTAGTATAACAGTACTAGTaagtcaattttcatttcaaataaataaaaaattcaaaatcttTTGACAAGATCCAAATTTCCAGTTTTGTATGTGAACAACACTAATTTTACAAAATAGTTTCTCAGCGAATGTGATTGTTTTTATGAATTGGATGTGACCATTAATTACTCCATACATTTGTGGGGAAGTAAAACTAGGAATGGTGGGGTTTAGCTCCGGTGGTTTTTGGATAAAATTTATGGAAAATGATGACAAAAACACAAACCAATGCTTTGAGAAGATAATATTCCAGATtagcaaaaaacaaacaataacattgCTCAGATTTTTTGGGAATTTCATAAGGCTTGAAATTTCATCAATGATATTAAGGTAATTTTCAGTATAAATACCTTCTTCAGATTTCTGTGAGAGACGAGCTTTCACTTCTGCCGTGCACTTCAGGGCAATCTGTTCATTCTTCAGGGTAAACTGCCTAAATCCTTCTACCATAGATGTgggaagaaaagaaggaaaggaAATTGAAGAGAAAATTTTACTACTAACCTCAAAAAGTCTTTTacttttttgaagaaaaaaataaataaataaaaacaaaaggatcTTAATCCACGATTCAGAGTCTCTTCATCATCATTGCTTAATGGAGttgtacaatatttttttttttttttgtaaaacaaaacaaggcaGACATTCAGTCAATGATCTGACATTCCGTCCATTGTCATAAATCCTCCTCCATCTTGCTGTCGTTTACAGGAcatggaaggggaggggggagataTGTTTTTTACTTAGTTTTTCAGCTTTTGAAAGATGTTATGTCAATAATCAagactccccaccccctccccccaaaatagAGTCTGCAAGAGCCAAATAACATTTTAATGACTTACGTACCTTTTCGAAGACAGAAAATGCTTGAGAGAGACATAGGTTAAAGTAGTATATTGTGCTGGAATTTgccaaaagttttcaaaagttctTTAGAACTTACAACTTCCCTGGTAATTTATCTGATATTCCTGCCTCTTTGTGGATGGCATTTAAAAATTGCTTGATGAAGTTTTAAACATGGATGCCCATTTTATCAACTTTCTAGTATGATGGGGGGTAAAAGAGGGGGTTGATGAGTTTCAAAAGTTGCTCAGCAGTCAACCGTCAGTTCAAGCTCGACATGATTTTACTTTGATCAAAATGCAGCGATGCCTACCTGCAGGTGCATTTGCACCGAACATTGTCAAAGACACTGTCCTTCCCTGGCAGGAAACTTGGCAAATATCGCTCAATGGCCAGCATCTGTCGGGACGAACGGTTTTCACTTTCGACGTTGAAAGAAAGTGAGTGGTGAGGTGTAAGGCGAGATCAACCGGCTGGGCATTCTTTACACTGTCATAAATCCTCCAGCTTGCTGTAGTTACATTACatgtaaagaaaaggaagaagCAAGGATCtgtaaaatattgcattttatttgataatattgcattatatatagatgtgtgtatgtatgcatgtatgtatatatgtgttcaTTCTCAGTgctaaatgtatatatactgtacacggCCCAATACATGGTAATTTTGCACGTATCTGTGGCAACCCTCAATCATCGTAACTGGAAGCTAGTCTTATAAACCGTCCTTTGACTAAGTACATTATTAATCACCAGTTGTGTGGCAGCAGGAACAACCTGCATTTACTAGATA from Apostichopus japonicus isolate 1M-3 chromosome 19, ASM3797524v1, whole genome shotgun sequence carries:
- the LOC139959850 gene encoding uncharacterized protein isoform X2, whose amino-acid sequence is MGYSTSENWIYLFEGNLKQIVNERTAERWVELLKQPQTDNNNVRLSLVIYRSRLGVKAEKKTEHAINGDTVLGMEKGSVDQVTNKCNRYIALVLRTQSLLFQTDEKNCLTLYNILKNALRHASWRIYDSVKNAQPVDLALHLTTHFLSTSKVKTVRPDRCWPLSDICQVSCQGRTVSLTMFGANAPAGFRQFTLKNEQIALKCTAEVKARLSQKSEEDYNVYLPAPGDKQLAAPPAGTQDMNRSLSLDNKLSNPNFPHPPRPPKLNDESSRDSDVSNGGLAIDNPMYRSHHELWSSVMSDLVQSPHRTHNKPPLPLPISPRTSDSTTTRPVSSSSAPSSGGKDKTAPPVPARLDKHEFRQSLSMEEGRDRWDKFVSVMGVEEEIAKSKGKPDKYSQSNFASRDAKQITRTSRASIVPKRPLRKPRIQAEEEPDGKTASTESSFSLYTFLFQVWNSQEITADTLGMKLKTWNNFVVYFELLPGDVKDWKVFAERIGMSHMDIQVIDNYGRRFNECATAIVMLFWQQNSHNLKEEYSRPVLLKILQELEREDLIEVVTGQNEEL
- the LOC139959850 gene encoding uncharacterized protein isoform X1, with amino-acid sequence MGYSTSENWIYLFEGNLKQIVNERTAERWVELLKQPQTDNNNVRLSLVIYRSRLGVKAEKKTEHAINGDTVLGMEKGSVDQVTNKCNRYIALVLRTQSLLFQTDEKNCLTLYNILKNALRHASWRIYDSVKNAQPVDLALHLTTHFLSTSKVKTVRPDRCWPLSDICQVSCQGRTVSLTMFGANAPAEGFRQFTLKNEQIALKCTAEVKARLSQKSEEDYNVYLPAPGDKQLAAPPAGTQDMNRSLSLDNKLSNPNFPHPPRPPKLNDESSRDSDVSNGGLAIDNPMYRSHHELWSSVMSDLVQSPHRTHNKPPLPLPISPRTSDSTTTRPVSSSSAPSSGGKDKTAPPVPARLDKHEFRQSLSMEEGRDRWDKFVSVMGVEEEIAKSKGKPDKYSQSNFASRDAKQITRTSRASIVPKRPLRKPRIQAEEEPDGKTASTESSFSLYTFLFQVWNSQEITADTLGMKLKTWNNFVVYFELLPGDVKDWKVFAERIGMSHMDIQVIDNYGRRFNECATAIVMLFWQQNSHNLKEEYSRPVLLKILQELEREDLIEVVTGQNEEL